A window of Cryptomeria japonica chromosome 3, Sugi_1.0, whole genome shotgun sequence contains these coding sequences:
- the LOC131036774 gene encoding uncharacterized protein LOC131036774 — MPPLQANSQRIKAKSVNYYLNDAIRARLCETRADYKNPVGNKSGSDNGIDMSFLEEEDGGCLPQCRTKADGSEGGFTIPILADWLAIVVKGISSSSDNKNLEAILLRDVIKATEKADISTEMESQGKSYVRRFVMKNLRCAGYDACICRSRWKQVNNYPAGHYEYIDVSTEAPSLNHNSNDRLMVDIDFRSQFEIARPSAEYSALLQILPSCFVGRADQLRAMIKIMCDAAKISLKAEGLHLPPWRKYRYVEAKWLGPSTHPLPPMC, encoded by the exons ATGCCGCCGCTTCAGGCAAATTCACAGCGCATAAAGGCCAAGAGCGTCAATTATTATTTGAATGATGCCATTCGAGCAAGGCTGTGCGAAACCAGGGCAGATTATAAAAATCCAGTTGGTAACAAAAGCGGAAGCGACAACGGAATAGATATGAGCTTTCTTGAGGAAGAAGATGGCGGTTGCCTTCCACAGTGCAGAACCAAGGCCGACGGCTCGGAGGGAGGATTCACCATTCCTATTTTGGCAGACTGGCTCGCCATCGTCGTTAAG GGTATCTCTTCCTCCTCCGACAATAAAAATCTTGAGGCTATACTGCTTCGAGATGTTATAAAAGCTACAGAAAAGGCAGACATTTCTACTGAGATGGAAagccaaggaaaaagctatgtgcGACGATTCGTAATGAAGAACCTCCGATGCGCAGGGTACGATGCATGTATTTGCAGGTCGCGGTGGAAGCAAGTTAACAACTACCCTGCAG GTCATTACGAATACATTGATGTGAGTACGGAGGCGCCTTCTTTGAACCACAATAGCAACGATCGTTTGATGGTGGACATCGATTTCAGGTCGCAATTTGAGATTGCTCGGCCCTCGGCAGAGTACAGTGCGCTGCTACAAATTCTGCCGAGTTGCTTTGTGGGAAGGGCAGATCAACTCCGTGCGATGATCAAGATCATGTGTGACGCGGCCAAAATATCGCTGAAAGCGGAAGGATTGCACCTGCCGCCATGGAGGAAATATCGTTACGTGGAAGCCAAATGGCTGGGCCCCTCCACGCACCCCCTTCCTCCCATGTGTTAG